One Numida meleagris isolate 19003 breed g44 Domestic line chromosome 6, NumMel1.0, whole genome shotgun sequence genomic region harbors:
- the SPTB gene encoding spectrin beta chain, erythrocytic isoform X3, with the protein MTSENDYDHLELQQSYSHWDASDDELDNDNSSARLFERSRIKALADEREAVQKKTFTKWVNLHLACVTCRISDLYLDLRDGRMLIKLLEVLSKEMLPKPTKGRMRIHCLENVDKALQFLKEKQVHLENMGSHDIVDGNHRLILGLIWTIILRFQVQDVIKEMKEGPATRSPRDALLLWCQMKTAGYPHVNVTNFTSSWKDGLAFNALIHKHRPELFDFKTLTKSNARHNLEHAFSMAERHLGITPLLDPEDVFTENPDEKSIITYVVAFYHYFSEMKKLEVKGRRLGKVIEHAKETKRMIEGYGGLASNLLTWIEQTIISLNSRSFANSLAGVQHQLQAFSTYRTVEKPPKFQEKGNLEVLLFTIQSRMRANNQRVYTPQEGRLVCDINRAWEQLEKAEHERELALRNELIRQEKLEQLARRFDRKAAMRETWLSENQRLVAQQENFGHDLTAVEAAKKKHEAIETDTAAYKERVQAIDAVAKELEREGYHDIKRIKARKDNILRLWEQLQELLHNRRQRLEMNLTLQHLFQEMLHSINWMDEVKVQLASSESGKHLLEVEELLETHRLLEGDMALQAEKVRAVSAAALRFADAEGYRPCDPRVIRDRVNHLEMCRRELQVLVARRKALLEQSRAVWQCLRELDETESWIKEQEQIYSALDYGKDLAGVLLLRRRHTALEAELEARGARLEQALVMAEQLAAAGREAGRLRDRAAAVRVLWDQLQELVAFRRRGLREAEGFFQFQAEAEELAEVLAEARQRAASEELGHDEVHTRALLREHQELLDELAAAQQLLERLGLQAEGFPPELRAGPEAQSRLAALRELHHEVSTLAEVRGRRLRDALDLYTVFGESEACQLWMSAKERWLEKLEVPNTLEDLDVVKHRLDGLEQKMADVAPQINAVNRSADGLLESGHPRSPQVRQCQQQLNERWDRFRELVSQWRAAVGSALNLLNFQLECEETRAWLLSKTRVVESTRELGRDLAGVLATQRKLYGIERELAAAESRLEALRPQAALLAQERPELAEDMAGRLAGAQDAMDGLQGALRDRAAALGEVGQLQSFLQDLDDFQAWLFGAQKAVAATDEVPASVGEAEELLRKHAAAHEDAEGHAAAFAALLEAGERLTSSQEDPEYEQLRERLRGVEAGWGALHKMWDARQRFLAQCLGFQEFLRDAKQAEILLTNQEYTLAHLELPPTLEGSTAALRRFEDFHAAMESSSEKVPSVVTTGSKLVAEGNIFSEKISEKNQALQERHQANVAKAQEAAGLLQDNHKLQSFLQSCRELAAWVDEKMLTAQDASYGDARGLHGKWQKHQAFMAELAANEAWLEKIKAEGMELASCKPQYGAVVGRRLDELQALWNGLHDAAKEKGQQLFEANRTELYAQSYSDLDRWLEQAEGELRTMERAKDLTGANLQLKKLTRLEEQVAARQEELAELAAPLAGVAPEPDGQEERLQQRFLDLLEPLGKRRKELETSKAMYQLGRDLEDEMLWVQERMPWARSTEHGTDLQSVQRLAKRNETLQKELQGHAPRLTEVLERGEAAAEGPCPELAERARELRAQWEALREEAAARQRRLHEASEAQQYYLDAGEAEAWVSEQELFMGDEEKPKDEESGLVMLKRLVRQQRSIEDYGQTIKELAGRAQQLLSAGHPEGEQIIRLQGQVDKYYAGLKEAAEERRRRLENMRCLFQLKREVEDLEQWIAERDVAASSQELGQDLDHVTLLRERFREFARETGSVGQERVDQVNLTIENLIDAGHAEAATMAEWKDGLNESWADLLELIDTRVQLLAASYDLHKYFYDGSELLALIAARHQELPQDLGSDSGSLKAFHRMHSAFKCNLLLLAKQVQQFQEVAARLQTAYAGEKAVSIQQQEQEVAQALQALLKACSGRRAQMVDTANKFRFFSMARDLLSWMESITRQIQTQEKPRDVSSVELLMKYHQGIRAEIDARAESFANCIELGKKLLQCKHRESPEIEAKLMELKDKWKAMREMWQQHWERLRLLLEVCQFSRDASVAESWLIAQEPYLASSDYGQTVDAVEKLLKRHEAFEKSTATWEERIAALRKLTTLELMGGQTLRGEDVVHDTAPEHHLDLDAELEAGSEEEEEKKRKGVVPQEASPPAVDGPEPQEQTQPTPPALLAVVCIELNKF; encoded by the exons ATGACCTCTGAGAATGACTACGAccacctggagctgcagcagtccTACAGCCACTGGGATGCCTCCGACGATGAGTTGGACAACGACAACAGCTCAGCACGGCTCTTTGAGCGCTCCCGCATCAAAGCGCTGGCAG ATGAGCGGGAGGCGGTGCAGAAGAAGACCTTCACCAAGTGGGTGAACCTGCACTTGGCTTGCGTCACCTGCCGCATCTCAGACCTCTACCTGGACCTCCGGGATGGGCGGATGCTCATCaagctgctggaggtgctgtCCAAAGAGATGCTG CCCAAGCCCACCAAGGGCCGGATGCGCATCCACTGCCTGGAGAACGTGGACAAGGCACTGCAGTTCCTGAAGGAGAAGCAGGTGCACCTGGAGAACATGGGCTCCCACGACATCGTGGACGGCAACCACCGCCTCATCCTCGGCCTCATCTGGACCATCATTCTCCGCTTCCAG GTGCAAGATGTCATCAAGGAGATGAAGGAGGGCCCGGCGACGCGCTCCCCCAGGgatgcactgctgctctggtgCCAGATGAAGACGGCAGG CTACCCCCACGTGAATGTCACCAACTTCACCTCCAGCTGGAAGGATGGACTGGCCTTCAACGCCCTCATCCACAAGCACAG GCCTGAGCTGTTTGACTTCAAAACTCTGACCAAGTCCAATGCCCGGCACAACCTGGAGCATGCATTCAGCATGGCCGAGCGGCACCTGGGCATCACCCCGCTCCTCGACCCCGAAG ATGTGTTCACAGAGAACCCCGATGAGAAGTCCATCATCACCTACGTGGTGGCTTTCTACCACTACTTCTCCGAGATGAAGAAACTGGAGGTGAAGGGCAGGCGGCTGGGCAAG GTCATTGAGCATGCCAAGGAGACCAAGAGGATGATTGAGGGCTACGGGGGGCTGGCCTCCAACCTGCTCACCTGGATCGAGCAGACCATCATCTCCCTCAACAGCCGCAGCTTCGCCAACTCGCTGGCAGGtgtgcagcaccagctgcaAGCCTTCAGCACCTACCGCACAGTGGAGAAGCCCCCCAA GTTTCAGGAGAAGGGCAACCTGGAGGTGCTGCTCTTCACCATCCAGTCGCGGATGCGAGCCAACAACCAGCGCGTCTACACACCACAAGAGGGGCGTCTGGTCTGTGATATCAACCGG GcatgggagcagctggagaaagcagagcaTGAGCGGGAGTTGGCTCTGCGCAATGAGCTCATCCGGCAGGagaagctggagcagctggcGCGGCGCTTTGACCGCAAAGCAGCCATGCGGGAGACCTGGCTGAGTGAGAACCAACGCCTGGTGGCACAG CAGGAGAACTTTGGCCACGACCTGACAGCCGTGGAGGCGGCCAAGAAGAAACACGAGGCCATCGAGACGGACACGGCTGCCTACAAGGAGCGGGTGCAGGCCATTGACGCAGTGGCGAAGGAGCTGGAGAGGGAGGGCTACCACGACATCAAACGCATCAAGGCGCGCAAGGACAACATCCTGCGGCtctgggagcagctccaggagctgctgcacaaCCGGCGCCAGCGCCTTGAGATGAACCTCACCCTGCAGCACCTCTTCCAGGAGATGCTGCACAGCATCAACTGGATGGATGAGGTCAAG GTGCAACTGGCCTCATCCGAATCTGGGAAGCACCTCCTTGAAgtagaggagctgctggagaccCACCGGCTGCTGGAGGGTGACATGGCCCTGCAGGCAGAGAAGGTGCGGGCCGTCAGCGCTGCTGCCCTCCGATTTGCCGACGCTGAGG GCTACCGCCCCTGCGACCCCAGAGTGATCCGAGACCGCGTGAACCACCTGGAGATGTGCCGGcgggagctgcaggtgctggtggCAAGGCGCAAAGCCCTGCTGGAGCAGTCCCGGGCAGTGTGGCAGTGTTTGCGGGAGCTGGACGAGACAGAGAGCTGGATCAAGGAACAGGAACAGATCTACTCAGCACTGGACTACGGGAAAGACCTGGCgggtgtgctgctgctgcgaCGCCGTCACACTGCActggaggcagagctggaggcacGGGGAGCCCGGCTGGAACAGGCACTAGTGATGGCTGAGCAGCTGGCGGCGGCAGGGCGTGAGGCCGGGCGGCTGCGGGACCGGGCAGCCGCCGTGCGGGTACTGTGGgaccagctgcaggagctggtggcCTTCCGCCGCCGTGGGCTGCGGGAGGCCGAGGGCTTCTTCCAGTTCCAGGCGGAAGCTGAAGAGCTGGCAGAGGTTCTGGCGGAGGCTCGGCAGCGAGCGGCCAGCGAGGAGCTGGGTCATGACGAAGTCCACACACGGGCCCTGCTGCGggagcaccaggagctgctggatgAGCTGGcggctgcccagcagctcctggagcgCTTGGGCCTCCAAGCAGAGGGCTTCCCACCAGAGCTGCGGGCTGGCCCCGAGGCACAGAGCCGGCTGGCGGCGCTGCGGGAGCTGCACCACGAGGTGAGCACGCTGGCCGAGGTGCGTGGCCGGCGGTTGCGGGATGCCCTCGACCTCTACACTGTTTTCGGAGAGAGCGAAGCGTGCCAGCTCTGGATGAGCGCCAAAGAGCGATGGCTGGAGAAGCTGGAGGTGCCCAACACGCTGGAGGACCTGGACGTGGTGAAGCACAG GCTGGATGGGCTGGAGCAGAAGATGGCTGACGTGGCTCCCCAAATCAACGCTGTCAACCGCTCAGCTGACGGTCTCCTGGAGAGCGGCCACCCGCGCAGCCCACAGGTCcggcagtgccagcagcagctcaatGAGCG GTGGGACCGTTTTCGGGAGCTGGTGTCCCAGTGGCGTGCGGCGGTGGGCTCGGCGCTCAACCTGCTCAACTTCCAACTGGAGTGTGAGGAGACGCGCGCCTGGCTACTGAGCAAGACGCGGGTGGTGGAGTCCACGCGGGAGCTCGGCCGTGACCTGGCTGGCGTCCTGGCCACCCAGCGCAAGCTGTACGGCATCGAACGTGAGCTGGCGGCTGCTGAGAGCCGCCTGGAAGCCCTGCGTCCGCAAGCTGCCCTCCTGGCCCAGGAGCGCCCCGAGTTGGCCGAGGACATGGCAGGGCGGCTGGCGGGGGCACAGGACGCCATGGACGGGCTGCAAGGCGCCCTGAGGGACCGAGCGGCTGCACTGGGAGAAgtggggcagctgcagagcttcctgcaggACCTGGATGACTTCCAAGCGTGGCTCTTCGGGGCACAGAAAGCCGTGGCGGCCACCGACGAGGTGCCGGCTTCCGTGGGTgaggcagaagagctgctgcGGAAGCACGCGGCCGCCCATGAGGATGCTGAGGGGCATGCGGCCGCCTTCGCAGCGCTGCTGGAGGCGGGTGAGAGGTTGACAAGCAGCCAGGAGGACCCCGAGTACGAGCAGCTGCGGGAGCGGCTGCGGGGTGTGGAGGCGGGCTGGGGAGCCCTGCACAAGATGTGGGATGCCCGGCAGCGCTTCCTTGCCCAGTGTTTGGGCTTCCAGGAGTTCCTGCGCGACGCCAAGCAGGCTGAGATTCTCCTCACCAACCAG GAGTACACACTGGCCCACCTGGAGCTACCCCCAACGCTGGAGGGTTCCACGGCTGCTCTGCGCCGCTTCGAGGACTTCCATGCCGCCATggagagcagcagtgagaaagTCCCTAGCGTGGTGACCACTGGCTCCAAGCTCGTGGCAGAGGGCAACATCTTCTCTGAGAAGATCAGCGAGAAGAACCAGGCCCTGCAGGAGCG GCACCAGGCGAATGTGGCCAAGGCGCAGGAGGCGGCGGGCTTGCTGCAGGACAACCACaagctgcagagcttcctgcagagctgccgGGAG CTCGCTGCGTGGGTGGATGAGAAGATGCTGACAGCGCAGGATGCATCCTACGGGGATGCACGTGGTCTGCATGGCAAGTGGCAGAAGCACCAGGCCTTTATGGCAGAGCTGGCGGCCAACGAGGCGTGGCTGGAGAAGATCAAAGCG GAGGGCATGGAGCTGGCGAGCTGCAAACCGCAGTACGGTGCAGTGGTGGGCCGGCGGCTGGACGAGCTGCAGGCGCTGTGGAATGGGCTGCACGATGCCGCCAAGGAGAAGGGCCAGCAGCTCTTTGAGGCCAACCGCACTGAGCTGTACGCCCAGAGCTACAGTGACCTGGACCGGTggctggagcaggcagagggCGAGCTGCGCACCATGGAGCGCGCCAAGGACCTCACCGGGGCCAACCTACAGCTCAAGAAGCTGACG CGGCTGGAGGAGCAGGTGGCGGCGCGACAGGAGGAGCTGGCGGAGCTGGCAGCACCGCTTGCTGGGGTCGCACCAGAGCCCGACGGGCAGGAGGAGAGGCTCCAGCAGCGATTCCTTGACCTGCTGGAACcactggggaagaggaggaaggagctggaaaCCTCCAAGGCGATGTACCAGCTGGGGAGGGATCTGGAGGACGAGATG TTATGGGTGCAGGAGAGGATGCCGTGGGCCAGGTCTACAGAGCACGGCACTGACCTCCAGAGCGTGCAGCGCCTGGCCAAGAGGAATGAG aCCCTacagaaggagctgcagggccatgCCCCACGCCTGACCGAGGTGCTGGAGCGCGGTGAGGCAGCTGCCGAGGGACCCTGCCCGGAGCTGGCGGAGAGGGCACGGGAGCTGCGGGCACAATGGGAGGCGCTGAGGGAAGAAGCGGCCGCACGGCAGCGGAGGCTGCATGAGGCCAGCGAGGCCCAGCAGTACTACCTGGATGCTGGCGAGGCCGAGGCGTGGGTCAGCGAGCAGGAGCTCTTCATGGGAGATGAGGAGAAGCCGAAG gacgAGGAAAGTGGTTTGGTGATGCTGAAGAGACTCGTGAGGCAGCAGCGCTCCATCGAGGACTATGGGCAAACCATCAAGGAGCTGGCGGGGAGGGCtcagcagcttctctctgctggccaccctgAGGG GGAGCAGATCATCCGGCTGCAGGGCCAGGTGGACAAGTATTACGCGGGGCTGAAGGAGGCGGCCGAGGAGCGCCGGCGGCGCCTGGAGAACATGCGCTGCCTCTTCCAGCTGAAGCGTGAGGTGGAGGACCTGGAGCAGTGGATTGCTGAGCGTGACGTGGCAGCCTCCTcccaggagctggggcaggaCCTGGACCACGTCACG CTGCTGAGGGAGAGGTTTCGGGAGTTTGCACGGGAAACAGGCAGCGTAGGGCAGGAACGCGTGGACCAAGTCAACCTGACCATCGAGAACCTCATCGATGCGGGGCACGCCGAGGCCGCCACCATGGCTGAGTGGAAGGACGGACTGAACGAGAGCTGGGCTGACCTCCTGGAGCTGATTGACACACGTGTGCAATTGCTGGCCGCCTCCTACGATCTGCACAAGTACTTCTATGATGGCTCCGAGCTGCTGGCCCTCATTGCTGCCCGCCACCAGGAGCTGCCCCAGGACCTGGGCAGTGACTCGGGTTCGTTGAAAGCTTTCCACCGCATGCACAGCGCCTTCAAGTGCAACCTCCTCCTGCTGGCGAAGCAGGTGCAGCAGTTTCAAGAGGTGGCGGCACGCCTGCAAACTGCCTATGCCGGGGAGAAAGCAGtcagcatccagcagcaggagcaggaggtggcacAGGCACTGCAGGCGCTGCTGAAGGCGTGCAGCGGACGCCGGGCGCAGATGGTGGACACAGCCAACAAGTTCCGCTTCTTCAGTATGGCACGTGACCTGCTCTCCTGGATGGAGAGCATCACACGGCAGATCCAGACCCAGGAGAAACCCAG GGACGTTTCCTCAGTGGAGCTGCTCATGAAGTACCACCAAGGCATCCGCGCCGAGATAGACGCCCGCGCCGAGAGCTTTGCTAACTGCATTGAACTAGGCaagaagctgctgcagtgcaaacaCCGGGAGTCACCTGAG ATCGAGGCCAAGCTGATGGAGCTGAAGGACAAGTGGAAGGCGATGAGGGAGAtgtggcagcagcactgggaacgGCTGCGGCTGC TGCTGGAGGTGTGCCAGTTCTCCCGGGATGCCTCGGTGGCCGAGTCATGGCTGATAGCTCAGGAGCCCTACCTGGCCAGCAGCGACTACGGGCAGACGGTGGACGCGGTGGAGAAGCTGCTCAAGCGGCACGAAGCCTTCGAGAAGTCCACAGCCACGTGGGAGGAGCGCATCGCTGCCCTGAGGAAGCTGACGACG CTGGAGCTCATGGGCGGGCAGACGCTGCGGGGGGAGGACGTGGTACACGACACTGCTCCCGAGCATCACCTGGATCTGgatgcagagctggaggcagg gtctgaggaggaggaggagaagaagaggaagggggTGGTCCCTCAGGAAGCCTCTCCGCCTGCTGTCGATGGACCTGAGCCG caggaacagacaCAACCCACACCCCCAGCCCTTTTGGCTGTTGTTTGCATTGAATTGAATAAATTTTGA